GCCGTCGTCCGCCGCGCACGCAGACGAGCAGGCCGATCAGCATGCCGACCGCCGCGGCGCCGAACCCGGCGTGCCAGTCGATCCGTTCGCCGAGGTAGCCGGTGATGAGCGGGGCGGCGAAGGCACCGACGCTGATGCCCATGTAGAAGAGGGAGAAGCCGGCGTCGCGCCGTGAGGCGTCCCGCTCGGCGGCGTCCTGCTCCTGGTCGTAGAGCCGGCCCACCATGGTGGAGATGCTCGGCTTCAGCATGCCGGTCCCGGTGGCGACCAGCAGCAGCCCGAGGTAGGTGGCGGCGGAGCCGGACGGGAGGGCGAGGGTGCAGTGGCCCGCGGTGATCACCACACCGCCCCACAGCACCGCCCGGTACGATCCCCAGAGCCGGTCGGCCAGCCAACCACCCGGCAATGCAAGCAGGTTGACCAGCGCACCGTAGATTCCGAAGACCGCGGCGGCGAGGTGCGGGGCGAGCCCGAGCCCGCCCTGGTCCTGTGGTGCGGCGAGGAAGAGGACGAGTATCGCCCGCATCCCGTAGAAGCTGAACCGCTCCCACATCTCGACGTTCCACAGCGTGAGCAGCCCCCGTGGATGTCGATCCCGGGTGCGCCCCTTCTTCTGCGCGGTGTCCCCCGTTGTCACGGTGTCCTCGCCCTCGCCCTCCGGTTTCGACATCAGCGCCCAGTGCCGCGACCGGCCTCAGCCGGCCAGTGAGGTTTCTTCGAGTTCGTCGCTGACCAGGAGCAGCGGGATGCCGTCGACCACCCGGTAAGTGCGACCGCACTCGGCGTCCAGGCAGGTCAGCGTGGTGCCCGCCGCGTCGGGGCCGAGTCGGATCTTGCAGACGGGGCAGGCGAGGATGTCCAGCAGAAGGCTTTCGATCATGAGAGGTCCTTCGTGTCGTGAGGTGTCGTGCTGTCGGAACTGCGGTGAGGGACCGTCCGCGCGGACGGGTGCCGCGGCTCCCTCGGGCCGGTTCACATCCGGTGGTGTGCCGGGACGGGAGCGGACACGTTCGGTGGGGGACCCGCGCCGGGAGCCTCGGCCTGTCGGGGGACCTGCGCAGACGACCCCTCCGTCTTCGGGGGCTCGCGCCGTCGGGGCCCGGCCGCCGTCGCGGCGAGTACGGCCCGTACGGGTGCACGGGCCTTGAGGCGCATTTCGTCCAGCTCGGCGTACGGATCGGAGTCCAGCACGATCGCGCCGCCCGCCCCGACGCTCCAACGGCCGCCGCTGCGGACCGCGGTGCGGATGACGATGTTCAGATCGGCGCCCCCCGACAGGCCGAAATAGCCGATGGAACCGGAGTACAGCCCACGCGGCCGGCCCTCCAGGCGATCGATGATCTCCATGGTGCGCAGCTTGGGCGCCCCGGTCATCGAGCCGCCGGGGAAGCAGGCGCGTACGCAGGTCACCGCGTCCGCCGCCGGGCTGAGCCGACCGCGGATCGTCGAGACCAACTGGTGCACCGTGGCATAGGACTCCACGTGCATCATCCGGGAGACGTGGACGCTGCCGACCTCGCAGACCCGCCCCAGATCGTTGCGGAGCAGATCGACGATCATCAGGTTCTCGGCGCGCGTCTTGACGTCCTCGGCGAGGGCCCGGGCTGCGCGGACGTCCGCCTCGGGGTCGTCCTCCCGGGGCGCGGTGCCCTTGATGGGCTGGGACTCCACGAAGCCGCCGGGGGTGACGCGCAGAAAGCGCTCGGGTGAGGAGCAGGCGGCCTCCACGTCGCCCAGCCGCAGATACGCCCCGTACGGCGCCGGGTTGATGCGGCGCAGCCTGCTGTGGACCTCCAGGCCGTCCGGGTCGTCCGACAGGCCGAGGGTGTCGGTGAGGCAGACCTCGTAGCTCTGCCCGGCCCGCAATTCCGCCAGGCATTCCTGAACGTCGGCGAGATAGCGGTCCGCGCCGCGGTCGCCGGACCGGACAGGGGAGTCGGCGGGCCGAACCGGCACCGGTTCGGCCTCCGGCCGGGGCAGCCCGCGCAGCGTGTGCCCGGTCCGCTCCAGCCACTGTCGCGCCCGTGCGGTGTCGGCGGGGTCGGGGCGGGAGAGGCAGAGCAGATGGGTCTCGCCGCGCTCGTGGTCGACCGCCACCAGCCGGTCGGCGAAGATCCAGCCCGCGTCGTCGGCCGCCGAGGGGCGGGTGAGCGGGGACCCGCAGTCCGCCCGCAACTCGTAACCGAGATATCCGACATAGCCGCAGACGAAGTCGAACGGCAGATCGCAGGAGGGGATGCGGCGTCGCTCCAGCTCGTCGCGGAGATAGTCGAAGACGCTGCCGCGGACCTCGGTGGTGGCGCCGTCGGCGCCGGTGACGGCCACCGTCTGGGAACCGGCGCGGTAGCGGACGGTCTCGGCCAGCGGGCCCGAAGCGTCGCCGAGGAAGGAGAAGCGCGCCCGGCCGCGTTCCGCGCGTGAGCTGTCGAGCCAGAAGGCGTGCGCCGTGTCGGAGAAGAGATCGCGGAAGACCGCTTCGGTGTCCGGCTCCAGCGCGAGACGGCGGTGGTGCAGCCGGTACTCCACCCCGGGGCGGCCGGGGGCGCGCCCGGGGGGCGCGCCCGCGGGTCCGGTCCGGAGCGCGGGCCCGGTCGGGAGGAACGTGCGGGGACGGGAGACGGCCGTGTGCGGGGAGTGGGCGGCGGCGTGGTCGCCGGCGAGCCGCACGAAGTTGGCGATCAGCCGGTCGCCGTGCTCCGTGCAGGCGGATTCCGGGTGGAACTGCACCCCCCAGCGCGGCAGGGACCGGTGCCGCAGCCCCATCACCACCCCGTCCTCCGCCCAGGCGGTGGCTTCCAGCTCGGGCGGCAGCGGTTCGCGGACGGCCAGCGAGTGGTAGCGCACCCCGGTGAAATGCTGCGGTATGCCGGCGAACAGCTCCCGCCCCCGGTGGCGTACCGGGCTCAGCCAGCCGTGGCGCGGTTCCCACGCCCGCTCGACCCGGGCCTCACCGGCGAGCGCGAGCCCCTGGTGGCCCAGGCAGACGCCGAGGATCGGCAGCCGGGACCGCGCCAGCAGTCCGGTCAGATGCCCGAAGTCGCCGGGGACGCCCGGGTGCCCGGGGCCCGGTGAGACGACCAGCGCGTCGTACCCCGCCAGGTCGGGGCTCAGCAGTACCGGGTCGTCGTTGCTCACCACATCGGGCTCGGTCCCGGTGACCGAGGCGATCAGCTGGAGCAGGTTGTAGCTGTAGGAGTCGTAGTTGTCCACGAGTAATATCCGCATGGAGGCTCCGTTGGCTGGTCCGGGGACGTCGACATGACCGGTGGTGCTCATACGCCCATGGCCAGACCTCCGTCGACGGGGACCACCGCGCCCGTCACATAGCCGGCCGCCTCGGAGGCGAGGAAAGCGATGACCGCGGCGACCTCCTCCGGTTCGGCGGCCCGGCCCAGCGCGCTGCCGTCGACGATCCGGGCGCGCCGCGGCGCGGGCACATCCGCGGTGAGCGCGGTGCGCACAAAGCCGGGCAGCACGACGTTGCAGGTCACGCCGTGCGGCCCCAGCTCACGGGCGGCCGTCCGGCCCAGCCCGGCCAGGGCGGCCTTGGAAGCCGCGTAGTTGGCCTGTCCCGCCACGCCGAGCACGGCGGCGACCGAGGAGACCAGCACCACCCGGCCCCATCCGCCGTCGACCAGAGCGGGCGCGGCCCGTCGCAGGACGCGCCAGCTGCCGGTCAGATTGGTGTCGACGACGCGCTGGAAGGCCGCGGTCTCGGAGCGGAGGAGGAGGTTGTCCTCACGTACGCCGACGTTGCAGATCACGATCTCGACCGGTCCCTGACGCCGCTCGGTGGTCTCGAACGCGCGGTCCACGTCCGCCGTTTCGGTCACGTCGCAGCGAACCCCGCCCAGGCCCTCGGGCGCGCCGCCGCCGCGTGAGGCGACGGTCACCCGGTGGCCCTGCTCGGCCAGCGCACGGGCGGTGGCCAGTCCGATGCCTCGGCTGCCGCCGAAGACCAGAGCCGAACGCCGGGGGATGGCACGGGAGGTGCCGGCCCCTGTGGGCACCGCGGCATGATCCGGTACGGCGGCCGAGGGGGTCGGGAAGGTGTGGTGTCGGTCGGGCTTCACGGCAGCGGCACCACTTTTTCGAGCGGCTGCATGAAGTTCAGCGCGACCGGGACGGCCGCCGGATGGAGTGCGGCGGCCTTCGCCAGCACCTGCCCCGGCCCGGTGTCCACGACGGTCTCCACACCGGAGTCCAGAACAGCTCGCATCGCCTCGTTCCAGAGCACCGGGGCGGAGAGCTGCCGCAGCAGGTCGGCGCCGAGCTCGTCGGGGTCCGTGCTCGGCCGGCCCGTGGTGTTGAGAAGTACCGGCACGGTCGGCGCGGCCGGTCCGAGCGCGTCGAGCGCAGGGGCCAGTTCTTCCTGCACCGGGTCCATCAGCGGCGAGTGGGAGGCCACCCCGGCGGTCAACTCCCTTATGTGCACGTGGTCCTCCTCGGTGGACGTCTCGGCGGCCCGCGCGGCCACCCAGCGCACCGCGGCCTCGTCGCCGGAGACCACGGTCTGCCGCGGCCCGTTGAAGCAGCCGGTGACGGCCGTTCCCGCGGCGGCCGGGCAGTCCGCGCACCACTCGGCCACCCGCGCCGGTGCGACGCCGCTGATCGAGGCCATCAGCGCCGGGCGGCGGCGCGACTGCTCCGCCATCAGCCGGGCGCGGCGGGCCACCAGGACCAGCGACTCCTCGAAACCGATCGACTCGGCCGCGACAAGCGCCGCGAAGTGGCCCAGGCTGTGGCCGCCGATGAAGGCGGGCGGGGCCAGCCGCTCGCCCAGGTGGGAGCGGAGCGCGGCGCTGCCGGCCAGCGCGGTCGCCACGACCGCCGGGTGGGAGATCTCCGGGGGCGCCAGCTCACGCGCCGTTCCCGCGCGGCAGAGCCGGGCCAGGTCGAGCCCCACGGCCTTCTCCGCGCGCTCCAGCACCTCGACCGCCACCGGGAACGTACGGCACAACCGCCGTGCCATGGACGGCAGATGGGAGCCGGCGCCGGGGAACACCAGCGCGTAGCGGCCGGTCGAGAGCGCGGGCAGCGGCGTCATACGCCCGCCTCCTGCCACAGCCTGGCCATGTGCACCTTGCCCGAACCGGTCCGGGGCAGCCGCTCGGTCAGATGGAAGCGGGTGGGCACCTTGTACGAGGAGAGCAGCCGGGCGAGATGGCGCCGCAGTGCGATCTCGGTGACGGTCGGCTCGGCCGCGACGAAGGCGACGAAGGAGTCACCGGTTCGTCCCGGCGCCGGGGGCGTTGGTCTCACCCGGCACTCGCTGACTCCGGCCATCGAGGAGATGGCCCGCTCGACCTCGTCCGGGTCGACCTTGCGGCCGGCCACCGTGATACGGCGGTCGGTGCGCCCCTCCACCTCCACCAGCCCGGGGCCGGGCAGGCGGCCGGTGTCACCGGTACGGAACCAGCCCTCGCGCAGGGCCGCCGGGCCGAGATCGCGCAGCCCCCAGTAGGCGACCTCGGCCCCCTCCTGGCGCAGGTGGATATCGCCGGTGGTGTCCGGGCCGGGGTCGGTGAGCCAGGTGCCGTTCTCGTCCGAAAGGCGGGCCGTGAGGCCGGGCATCAACCGCATCGGTCCGTCGGGGTCGTCCGCGGCGAAGGCGATCTGGCCGAACTCGGTCGCCCCGTACTGGTCACGCAACGGAACGCCCACGCGTTCCCGCCAGGCGCGGGCCAGCTCGCGCGGAAGCGGCTCGCCGGCCGAGAGGCAGAGCCGAAGACCGGATGCCTCCAGCCGCTCGTCGCACTCCAGCAGGGCCCGGTAGAGGAAGGGCACGCTCTGCATCGCGGTGGCGCCGCTCTCCCGCAGGGCACGGGCCAGAGCGGCCGGTGCGGGCGGGTGGGGGGCCAGCACCAGGGTGGCACCGGTCAGCAGCGCGGGCAGCAGCGCGGCGCCGAAGGCGTACGCGTGGTGCAGCGGTGTGGTGCACAGGATCCGGTCCTCGCGGGTGAATCCGGCGCTCGCGGCGAAGTCGGCGGAGTTGGCCAGCGTGACCGGCCAGCTCTTGCGCACCACCTTGGGCAGTCCGCCGGTGCCCGAGGTGACCAGCCCGATGTACGCGGGCGCTCCGGCACGGTCGGCGAGGTCGCCCCAGGAGGCGTCCGGACGAGAGGGGACGGCGGCTCCCCCGGGTGCGCCGGCGGCTGAAGCGTCGTACCAACGCCCGAGGTCGCCCAGCTCGGCGACCTGGTCCCGTTCGGCCTCGGTGGCGCGGGCGTCGTAGAGCACGACCTCCGCGGCGTTGGCCAGCAGCGCGAGCAGCGCGACCGCGGTCCCGGGGTGGTTGCGGGCGAGCAGGCCGACTCTGGTCCGCCCACCGGTGGGTGCCGTGTAGGCGGGTCGGGCGAGCTGGACACTCTCGTACAGCGCGCCCCAGGACAGGACGGCGCTCGCGTGCTCCAGCGCCGCCCGATCGCCGTCCTGCCGGGCGCGCCGCTCCAGCAGCTCCAGCAGATCCGGCGGAGCGGTCGA
This sequence is a window from Streptomyces parvus. Protein-coding genes within it:
- a CDS encoding fatty acid--CoA ligase family protein; this encodes MTTADRRTTWDTASTAPPDLLELLERRARQDGDRAALEHASAVLSWGALYESVQLARPAYTAPTGGRTRVGLLARNHPGTAVALLALLANAAEVVLYDARATEAERDQVAELGDLGRWYDASAAGAPGGAAVPSRPDASWGDLADRAGAPAYIGLVTSGTGGLPKVVRKSWPVTLANSADFAASAGFTREDRILCTTPLHHAYAFGAALLPALLTGATLVLAPHPPAPAALARALRESGATAMQSVPFLYRALLECDERLEASGLRLCLSAGEPLPRELARAWRERVGVPLRDQYGATEFGQIAFAADDPDGPMRLMPGLTARLSDENGTWLTDPGPDTTGDIHLRQEGAEVAYWGLRDLGPAALREGWFRTGDTGRLPGPGLVEVEGRTDRRITVAGRKVDPDEVERAISSMAGVSECRVRPTPPAPGRTGDSFVAFVAAEPTVTEIALRRHLARLLSSYKVPTRFHLTERLPRTGSGKVHMARLWQEAGV
- a CDS encoding Trm112 family protein produces the protein MIESLLLDILACPVCKIRLGPDAAGTTLTCLDAECGRTYRVVDGIPLLLVSDELEETSLAG
- the pabB gene encoding aminodeoxychorismate synthase component I, whose protein sequence is MRILLVDNYDSYSYNLLQLIASVTGTEPDVVSNDDPVLLSPDLAGYDALVVSPGPGHPGVPGDFGHLTGLLARSRLPILGVCLGHQGLALAGEARVERAWEPRHGWLSPVRHRGRELFAGIPQHFTGVRYHSLAVREPLPPELEATAWAEDGVVMGLRHRSLPRWGVQFHPESACTEHGDRLIANFVRLAGDHAAAHSPHTAVSRPRTFLPTGPALRTGPAGAPPGRAPGRPGVEYRLHHRRLALEPDTEAVFRDLFSDTAHAFWLDSSRAERGRARFSFLGDASGPLAETVRYRAGSQTVAVTGADGATTEVRGSVFDYLRDELERRRIPSCDLPFDFVCGYVGYLGYELRADCGSPLTRPSAADDAGWIFADRLVAVDHERGETHLLCLSRPDPADTARARQWLERTGHTLRGLPRPEAEPVPVRPADSPVRSGDRGADRYLADVQECLAELRAGQSYEVCLTDTLGLSDDPDGLEVHSRLRRINPAPYGAYLRLGDVEAACSSPERFLRVTPGGFVESQPIKGTAPREDDPEADVRAARALAEDVKTRAENLMIVDLLRNDLGRVCEVGSVHVSRMMHVESYATVHQLVSTIRGRLSPAADAVTCVRACFPGGSMTGAPKLRTMEIIDRLEGRPRGLYSGSIGYFGLSGGADLNIVIRTAVRSGGRWSVGAGGAIVLDSDPYAELDEMRLKARAPVRAVLAATAAGPRRREPPKTEGSSAQVPRQAEAPGAGPPPNVSAPVPAHHRM
- a CDS encoding ACP S-malonyltransferase, which translates into the protein MTPLPALSTGRYALVFPGAGSHLPSMARRLCRTFPVAVEVLERAEKAVGLDLARLCRAGTARELAPPEISHPAVVATALAGSAALRSHLGERLAPPAFIGGHSLGHFAALVAAESIGFEESLVLVARRARLMAEQSRRRPALMASISGVAPARVAEWCADCPAAAGTAVTGCFNGPRQTVVSGDEAAVRWVAARAAETSTEEDHVHIRELTAGVASHSPLMDPVQEELAPALDALGPAAPTVPVLLNTTGRPSTDPDELGADLLRQLSAPVLWNEAMRAVLDSGVETVVDTGPGQVLAKAAALHPAAVPVALNFMQPLEKVVPLP
- a CDS encoding SDR family NAD(P)-dependent oxidoreductase, which encodes MPTGAGTSRAIPRRSALVFGGSRGIGLATARALAEQGHRVTVASRGGGAPEGLGGVRCDVTETADVDRAFETTERRQGPVEIVICNVGVREDNLLLRSETAAFQRVVDTNLTGSWRVLRRAAPALVDGGWGRVVLVSSVAAVLGVAGQANYAASKAALAGLGRTAARELGPHGVTCNVVLPGFVRTALTADVPAPRRARIVDGSALGRAAEPEEVAAVIAFLASEAAGYVTGAVVPVDGGLAMGV